Proteins from a single region of Candidatus Dependentiae bacterium:
- a CDS encoding APC family permease: protein MQSPQIPFWIAIVININIVIGSAFFLGAPRIAALGGMLAPLAWLLCGLLLLPLVLVLARLAREYPTAGGIYVYSKERLGNIWGFLSGWGYFIGTVAGNAAVIHAFSHQLHQSANISACLVAWNISDAWVDALLVILFTLFNLLNVAFFERLQITFTVIKSIPFLLLLIAAPAVCSVPVMGEISYDISGLLSGIPFVLFAYIGIEACCAIIDQIKGGHRAGSRAILISFFIIVSVYTLFQGILVCSGDSSVNAFFNILPRLTSNHYLIAWGNNIVFCSILTSFLAGFYGMFYYNNWNLYAMAQERSIPASSYISIKNRHGVPWVCVLVQSFLVMAAVFALQTSHALVTVGDFGVLLAYALCVFSALRLRASLVSVAALASCAVLIYICAEGLWQDGILAYMPFMVVMLAGVILYVLAQLLNSRRFLSR from the coding sequence ATGCAATCTCCTCAGATCCCCTTTTGGATCGCTATTGTTATCAATATTAATATAGTAATTGGGAGCGCCTTCTTTTTAGGCGCTCCGCGTATTGCAGCGCTTGGTGGTATGCTTGCACCATTAGCCTGGCTTTTGTGTGGCTTGCTTTTGCTGCCTTTGGTATTAGTTCTTGCTCGGTTAGCACGAGAATATCCAACAGCTGGCGGCATTTATGTGTACAGCAAAGAGCGTTTGGGTAACATCTGGGGATTTTTGAGTGGTTGGGGTTATTTTATTGGAACAGTTGCAGGAAACGCAGCGGTTATTCACGCCTTTAGCCACCAGCTTCACCAGTCAGCAAATATTTCTGCTTGTTTAGTGGCGTGGAATATCTCGGATGCTTGGGTTGATGCATTATTGGTGATACTGTTCACGCTTTTTAATTTACTCAACGTTGCTTTTTTTGAGCGCCTACAAATCACTTTCACCGTCATTAAATCGATTCCTTTTTTGTTGCTTTTGATTGCAGCACCGGCGGTGTGCAGTGTTCCGGTAATGGGTGAAATTTCATATGATATCAGCGGTTTACTTTCGGGCATTCCATTCGTTCTTTTTGCTTATATTGGCATTGAGGCTTGTTGTGCCATTATCGATCAAATTAAAGGTGGGCATCGTGCAGGTTCACGCGCTATTTTGATATCATTTTTCATTATTGTTTCAGTCTATACCTTATTTCAGGGAATTTTGGTTTGTAGTGGTGACTCTTCAGTAAATGCATTTTTTAATATTTTGCCTCGTTTAACGTCAAACCACTATCTTATTGCGTGGGGAAACAATATTGTTTTCTGTTCTATCCTCACATCATTTCTTGCCGGATTTTACGGCATGTTTTACTACAATAATTGGAACCTTTATGCCATGGCACAGGAACGATCAATTCCAGCCTCTTCATATATAAGTATTAAAAATCGACATGGAGTTCCATGGGTTTGCGTGTTGGTGCAATCGTTCTTAGTGATGGCGGCAGTTTTTGCGTTACAAACGAGTCACGCATTGGTTACTGTGGGTGATTTTGGTGTACTGCTTGCCTACGCATTGTGTGTTTTTTCAGCACTCCGTTTGCGTGCATCATTGGTAAGTGTTGCTGCTCTTGCAAGCTGTGCAGTGCTTATTTACATTTGTGCGGAAGGTTTATGGCAAGATGGCATACTTGCGTATATGCCATTTATGGTTGTTATGCTTGCAGGTGTTATACTCTATGTTCTTGCACAGCTGCTTAATTCACGCAGGTTCCTAAGTCGATAA
- a CDS encoding nucleotide sugar dehydrogenase: MKRVSVLGLGYIGLPTAILAAQAGYNVSGFDTNQEKVKKINTGNPTIFEPEITERLWETLKDNNFKAYTDLQYADYFVIAVPTPFKENKTADLSYVFAAGEFIAQRLRPGNLVILESTVPVGTTEKLTLQLEELSGLKVGIDFFVAHCPERVLPGRIFKELVTNDRIVGGICQRSCELSQAFYAKFVKGFIHVSDDKTAEMVKLIENSSRDVMIAFANQVAGMCEQAGLDPHHVIELANKHPRVKILKPTCGVGGHCIAIDPFFLIETFPEETSLLKTARMINDTKPFKVLETIFNKAQELKNLGVEKPHILTLGLTYKQDVDDIRESPALKIAQELGQKNSFFDLQVFDPNVPQATISALDFKSPQSLLKGIAWADMVVILVKHKEFFHIREEILSDKVVIDSCGLLYDLRTRHTQDFLEGAIKTSYNLVRSDP, encoded by the coding sequence ATGAAGCGCGTTTCGGTATTAGGGCTTGGTTATATTGGTTTGCCGACAGCCATTCTTGCTGCTCAAGCAGGATATAATGTAAGTGGCTTTGATACCAATCAAGAAAAAGTAAAAAAAATAAACACTGGAAATCCGACTATTTTTGAACCAGAAATTACTGAACGCCTCTGGGAAACGCTCAAAGATAATAATTTTAAAGCTTACACAGATTTGCAATATGCTGACTACTTTGTTATTGCAGTTCCAACACCTTTTAAAGAAAATAAAACAGCAGATCTGAGTTATGTATTCGCTGCAGGAGAGTTTATTGCTCAGCGTCTTCGCCCTGGGAACTTAGTTATTCTTGAGTCAACCGTTCCTGTTGGTACAACAGAAAAATTAACGCTCCAACTGGAAGAGCTGTCTGGCCTCAAAGTTGGTATTGATTTTTTTGTTGCACACTGCCCGGAACGAGTCCTTCCTGGAAGAATATTTAAAGAACTTGTTACCAATGATCGTATTGTTGGTGGGATCTGTCAACGCTCATGCGAGCTCTCTCAAGCTTTTTATGCAAAATTTGTGAAAGGTTTTATCCACGTCTCTGATGATAAAACGGCAGAGATGGTGAAGCTCATTGAAAATAGCTCACGCGATGTGATGATTGCATTTGCAAACCAAGTTGCTGGCATGTGCGAGCAAGCCGGCCTTGACCCTCATCACGTTATTGAACTTGCAAATAAGCATCCACGCGTAAAAATTCTCAAGCCAACATGTGGCGTTGGAGGACATTGCATAGCAATTGATCCATTTTTCTTAATTGAAACCTTCCCTGAAGAAACATCACTGCTTAAGACAGCACGTATGATTAATGACACAAAACCCTTTAAGGTTCTGGAAACAATTTTCAACAAAGCTCAAGAGCTTAAAAATCTTGGTGTTGAAAAACCACACATTTTGACACTTGGCCTGACGTACAAGCAAGATGTTGATGATATTCGTGAATCGCCAGCACTTAAAATAGCGCAAGAGCTCGGACAAAAAAACTCATTTTTCGATCTTCAGGTTTTTGATCCTAATGTTCCACAAGCAACGATTAGTGCGCTTGATTTTAAATCACCTCAAAGCTTGCTCAAAGGAATTGCTTGGGCTGATATGGTTGTTATTTTAGTCAAACACAAAGAATTTTTTCACATCAGAGAAGAAATTCTTTCAGATAAAGTTGTTATTGATAGCTGCGGGCTGCTCTACGATTTACGAACCCGTCACACACAAGACTTTCTTGAAGGCGCTATTAAAACGAGTTATAACCTCGTGCGAAGCGATCCATAA
- a CDS encoding bi-domain-containing oxidoreductase, with protein MKQVFLQRGNVQLHDIAMPLEHENNIIVKVHYSFISTGTEGATLVASGQSLFSKFTQNAQNHAQKVLGALKENGVAGTIALIKEKINQVMPLGYSCAGQVVHIGKNVTNFRIGDYVACAGAAYAHHADLVTIPQNLAVKIYDQAILKQASLTTIGSIALQGVRRAQLQLGETVCVLGLGLIGQITVQLVKLAGCKVIASDLIDTKVDLARSFGASHSFNALKNNIVDEVAFATAHKGVDVTIIAASSESGKIIDHAMHITRRKGKVVLVGDVKIDFNREQFYTKEIDFLISCSYGPGRYDKSYEIDGKDYPYDYVRWTENRNMELFIKLLEEKKVNVDPLISHEFDLNNVEQAYECLQKSDALGIVLSYSSSSNQQNFTALDQLLEPDQTKRFVTIDKKIKVGVIGAGGFAKVKLLPIINTIKNCHIHTIIDSDASTTLNVARQYGAHRINNDYKKMLADDDVNVIVIATPHALHMQQTIDCLAAGKAVFCEKPVAVNIEQLNQLGTFLTAHPDAMYCADFNRPFAPFMQSTKAALGLRSNPIQVMYRVNAGYLGQDHWIQSKEHGGRIIGEACHMFELFCFLTDALPISVAVSSTNPRNKDLGHDNFATHITMSDGSLCSLVYSTLGSNALGKEYMEIFFDGKTIKMNDFYELTGYGMPLSFNQKSMSQDKGHENLINAFFQATRTEGAASPIPLQRILAATQVSIVADRLAARGGGFEYLNMEYQIVHTTDEQKNLHEQQ; from the coding sequence ATGAAGCAAGTATTCCTCCAGCGCGGAAATGTTCAACTGCATGACATTGCTATGCCACTTGAACATGAAAATAACATCATAGTAAAAGTTCATTATTCTTTTATTAGTACAGGTACTGAAGGTGCAACGCTTGTCGCCTCAGGACAATCGCTTTTTAGTAAGTTTACTCAAAATGCTCAAAATCATGCGCAAAAGGTTCTTGGCGCACTCAAAGAAAATGGAGTTGCGGGCACTATTGCGCTCATCAAAGAAAAAATCAATCAGGTAATGCCACTTGGATATTCGTGCGCAGGCCAAGTAGTTCATATTGGCAAAAATGTTACCAACTTTCGGATTGGTGATTATGTAGCCTGTGCAGGCGCAGCATATGCTCATCACGCAGACCTGGTAACAATACCACAAAATCTTGCCGTGAAGATTTATGATCAAGCAATACTCAAGCAAGCAAGCTTAACCACTATTGGCTCTATTGCTTTGCAAGGAGTCAGGCGTGCACAACTACAACTGGGTGAAACGGTCTGCGTACTTGGTCTTGGTTTGATTGGCCAAATAACGGTTCAACTTGTTAAGCTCGCCGGCTGCAAAGTGATTGCATCAGATTTGATTGATACAAAAGTAGATCTTGCCCGAAGCTTTGGTGCGTCCCACAGCTTTAATGCTCTTAAAAATAACATTGTTGATGAAGTAGCATTTGCAACAGCTCACAAAGGTGTTGATGTTACGATTATTGCAGCATCATCTGAATCAGGAAAAATTATTGATCATGCCATGCACATTACCCGCCGAAAAGGAAAAGTCGTTTTGGTTGGTGATGTGAAGATAGATTTTAATCGTGAACAATTTTATACCAAAGAGATCGATTTTCTCATCTCTTGTTCCTATGGTCCAGGTCGATATGACAAATCATACGAAATTGATGGAAAAGATTACCCATACGATTATGTTCGCTGGACTGAAAATCGCAACATGGAACTTTTCATTAAACTCTTGGAAGAAAAAAAGGTTAACGTTGACCCACTTATCTCGCATGAATTTGATCTGAATAACGTTGAACAAGCCTATGAATGTTTACAAAAAAGTGATGCTTTGGGTATTGTTCTTTCATATTCATCTTCCAGTAACCAGCAAAATTTTACGGCACTTGATCAGCTCCTTGAGCCCGACCAAACCAAGAGATTTGTTACTATTGATAAGAAAATTAAGGTTGGCGTTATTGGAGCCGGTGGCTTTGCTAAAGTAAAACTATTACCGATCATCAACACCATAAAAAATTGCCATATCCACACAATCATCGATTCTGACGCATCAACAACACTTAATGTCGCTCGTCAATATGGCGCACACCGCATTAATAATGATTACAAAAAAATGCTTGCCGATGATGATGTGAATGTCATTGTTATAGCAACTCCTCATGCACTTCACATGCAACAGACCATTGATTGCTTAGCTGCGGGGAAAGCGGTTTTTTGCGAAAAACCAGTAGCAGTAAATATTGAACAACTCAATCAACTTGGCACCTTTCTTACTGCTCATCCAGATGCTATGTACTGTGCCGATTTTAACCGTCCTTTTGCACCATTTATGCAATCAACAAAAGCTGCTCTTGGTTTGCGAAGCAATCCTATTCAAGTTATGTATCGGGTTAATGCGGGATATTTAGGGCAAGACCATTGGATTCAAAGCAAAGAACATGGCGGTAGAATTATTGGCGAAGCGTGCCATATGTTTGAACTCTTTTGTTTCCTTACCGATGCTCTTCCTATTTCCGTTGCCGTGTCATCAACAAACCCTCGTAATAAAGACCTTGGCCATGACAATTTTGCAACACATATCACCATGAGTGATGGTTCATTATGCTCGTTGGTGTATAGTACCCTTGGCAGCAATGCCCTTGGCAAAGAGTACATGGAAATATTCTTTGATGGCAAAACTATCAAGATGAATGATTTTTATGAACTGACCGGTTACGGTATGCCGCTTTCTTTTAATCAAAAATCAATGTCTCAAGACAAAGGACATGAAAATTTGATTAATGCGTTCTTTCAAGCAACGCGTACAGAGGGTGCTGCATCGCCTATCCCATTACAACGAATCCTTGCAGCAACGCAAGTGAGCATTGTTGCAGATCGCTTAGCTGCTCGAGGTGGTGGTTTTGAGTATCTGAATATGGAATATCAGATTGTACATACAACGGACGAACAAAAGAACCTGCATGAACAACAATAA
- a CDS encoding peptidyl-prolyl cis-trans isomerase, whose translation MKTTNMLLTRGSVMIVALSLFAGCGSLSKSKKEEKAAPVASTQSASSESGATLCSINGKPVIHEADFMKSIAQVLQANPFWRGAGGADALPLAIKRKFLDEMVKQELIIADAQKNDVEADPAFQKELEEMLKLVKRSLIVQFFEKKIFDGIEVTDSDVKKHYNENKDRYVKVAGGVLVCSVAFDNDAAAEAFKAKAPTDMQAFEKLAKQETAGSFNDYGRVSKDARGEAGVEIAPKALKSAALALSDFPAVGKAKVGKQFHVFCAADPKETEFFGLDEIRTQVEGILKNNLFRDKLDDRLKSLSGSFEVTINEDYFNEKGKEAPQDEADQGAPSVEEMSLESEMDASAAA comes from the coding sequence ATGAAAACAACCAACATGTTACTTACCCGTGGATCAGTAATGATCGTTGCTTTGTCGCTTTTTGCAGGCTGTGGCTCATTGAGCAAATCTAAAAAAGAAGAAAAAGCTGCGCCGGTTGCAAGTACACAAAGTGCTTCATCTGAAAGTGGCGCTACGCTCTGTAGCATCAATGGCAAACCGGTTATTCATGAAGCTGATTTTATGAAAAGCATTGCCCAAGTTCTTCAAGCAAATCCTTTCTGGCGCGGTGCCGGCGGTGCAGATGCACTTCCACTTGCAATCAAACGTAAATTTCTTGATGAAATGGTTAAACAAGAACTCATTATTGCTGATGCACAAAAGAATGATGTTGAAGCAGATCCTGCATTCCAAAAAGAACTTGAAGAGATGCTTAAGCTTGTTAAGCGCTCATTGATTGTTCAATTCTTTGAAAAGAAAATATTTGATGGCATCGAAGTAACAGACTCTGATGTTAAAAAGCACTACAACGAAAACAAAGATCGCTATGTTAAAGTTGCTGGCGGCGTGCTTGTTTGCTCAGTAGCATTTGATAACGATGCTGCAGCTGAAGCATTTAAAGCAAAAGCTCCTACCGATATGCAAGCATTTGAAAAACTTGCAAAACAAGAAACTGCAGGCAGCTTCAATGATTACGGTCGCGTAAGCAAAGATGCGCGTGGTGAAGCCGGTGTTGAAATAGCTCCAAAAGCACTCAAGAGCGCGGCTCTTGCGTTGAGCGACTTCCCAGCAGTTGGCAAAGCAAAAGTAGGCAAACAATTCCATGTTTTCTGTGCTGCTGATCCAAAAGAAACTGAATTCTTTGGTCTTGATGAAATTCGCACACAAGTTGAAGGCATTTTAAAAAATAATCTCTTCAGAGACAAACTTGATGATCGTCTTAAGTCTCTTTCTGGATCATTTGAAGTTACAATCAACGAAGATTACTTCAATGAAAAAGGAAAAGAAGCTCCACAAGATGAAGCTGATCAAGGTGCTCCTTCAGTAGAAGAAATGTCACTTGAAAGTGAGATGGATGCTTCTGCAGCTGCATAA
- the wecB gene encoding UDP-N-acetylglucosamine 2-epimerase (non-hydrolyzing), with protein sequence MRPIIIVVGTRPEAIKLAPLYLALTRENIPTLLCATFQHSELLAQVFDLFQITPDIRLDVMRENQDLFFLTCTILEKIGRVYQEYKPSLVLVQGDTTTTFAAALAAFYLKIPVGHVEAGLRSGNKYSPFPEEVNRVFTSTCASFHFAPTALNVANLLKEGIARESISCTGNTAVDALFWIRDRINRQQISICPKLIEQIENCKKNKQQIVLVTAHRRESFNGGLEQIFSSIKKFATQHPDVTFFYPFHPNPHVLKAIEASCIKDIQNIHLMPPLLYKDLVYLLMACNWVVSDSGGIQEEAISLGKSVIVVREYTERPEGIWEGMLTLAGTDEKSILHEMLTLYAQQKNNHTDSLVYGDGKACDRIVAIIKNLIQPSHSTLNENSALKTACAETEKIMSRHQ encoded by the coding sequence ATGAGGCCAATTATTATTGTGGTGGGCACTCGCCCTGAAGCAATTAAACTAGCTCCGCTCTACCTGGCATTAACCAGAGAAAACATTCCAACTTTGTTGTGCGCAACTTTTCAGCACTCCGAACTCTTGGCTCAGGTTTTTGATCTTTTTCAAATTACTCCAGACATCAGATTAGATGTCATGCGAGAAAATCAGGATCTCTTTTTTCTTACCTGCACTATTCTTGAAAAGATTGGTCGCGTTTACCAAGAATACAAACCAAGCTTAGTACTTGTTCAGGGAGATACAACGACGACTTTTGCTGCAGCACTCGCTGCATTCTATCTCAAAATTCCTGTAGGACATGTTGAAGCAGGACTACGTTCCGGCAATAAATATTCTCCTTTCCCTGAAGAAGTAAATCGTGTTTTTACCAGTACCTGTGCATCATTTCACTTTGCACCAACAGCACTTAATGTTGCCAACCTTTTAAAAGAAGGGATTGCCCGAGAATCTATTTCTTGTACAGGCAATACCGCTGTTGATGCACTTTTTTGGATTAGAGATCGGATTAACAGACAGCAGATTAGTATCTGTCCAAAACTGATAGAGCAGATTGAAAATTGTAAAAAAAATAAACAGCAAATTGTGCTTGTAACAGCACATCGTCGAGAGTCTTTTAACGGAGGTCTTGAACAAATTTTTTCAAGCATCAAAAAATTTGCGACTCAACATCCTGATGTAACTTTTTTTTATCCATTTCATCCAAACCCACATGTCCTCAAAGCAATTGAGGCCTCGTGCATCAAGGATATTCAAAATATACATCTTATGCCTCCACTTCTCTATAAAGACCTTGTTTACTTGCTCATGGCATGCAATTGGGTAGTTTCAGATTCGGGTGGGATACAAGAAGAAGCAATCAGTTTGGGTAAATCTGTTATTGTGGTACGCGAGTATACGGAACGCCCAGAAGGCATCTGGGAAGGCATGTTGACACTTGCAGGAACAGACGAAAAAAGTATATTACATGAAATGTTAACTTTGTATGCTCAACAAAAAAACAACCACACAGACTCCTTGGTCTATGGGGACGGAAAAGCATGCGACCGTATTGTAGCAATCATAAAGAACCTGATACAACCAAGCCACTCAACATTGAATGAAAACAGTGCATTGAAAACGGCTTGTGCAGAGACAGAAAAAATTATGAGTAGGCACCAGTAA
- the mutL gene encoding DNA mismatch repair endonuclease MutL — protein sequence MNIIKILPPHEAQKIAAGEVVERPAHILKELLENSIDAGATQISIWVEQAGKQLIRVVDNGCGMSADDANMCFLPHATSKVSSLDEVYAVRSYGFRGEALASISAVSKVTLITRLHDDTSGVGVKLDFQQGAIIREEVIACPIGTDLAIRDLFYNIPVRKKFLKADSTEWNQLQAIVQAFCLSHHTLHFKLFHDDKLVINAPPAATLKERVMQVWDHDLAQNLIQLEQPEKQLPWLSYSGLISRHQFWKYGRTHIFFFVNGRWIKNQELGKALLKGYLNVLPPGKFPAAFIFLQVDPAHVDINVHPKKEEVRFIKPATVDAQIFNAVKATLEQQLNRILQPDTTLISELNFETPTPQMSFEQSSGIGEKDESHSVNKNFLVNKYSSGTQLPSHMYQAKSPVNWDTLLNLSAVQLQNPIQQSKQSRDIIIQEAVVQENQEKLFSSLAREKESEVVTSFSIIGQLFTTYILIQSNDQLIIIDQHAAHERVLYEKFLKNFQHKEGTVLLFPEVIRVSSEQMKILQTVFDFFEEQGILLEQFGVLEVVIKTSPPLIAQHDLKDLVFEVIEFIQEHEAIDREFFRKKLNEFTHSHMACKAAVKAGDLLEPIFMHQLVSDLMIVQNRFICVHGRPTMWTLGKPTIEKNFRRR from the coding sequence GTGAATATTATCAAGATTCTACCTCCTCATGAAGCGCAAAAAATTGCTGCAGGTGAGGTTGTAGAGCGCCCAGCTCATATTCTTAAAGAATTACTTGAAAATTCAATTGATGCTGGAGCTACTCAAATATCAATATGGGTTGAGCAAGCTGGTAAACAACTCATTCGAGTTGTTGATAATGGCTGTGGTATGAGCGCAGATGATGCGAATATGTGCTTTTTGCCCCATGCAACCAGTAAGGTTTCTTCACTTGACGAAGTCTATGCGGTGAGATCATACGGGTTTCGGGGTGAAGCGCTTGCCAGTATTTCTGCGGTGAGTAAAGTTACCTTGATTACTCGCTTGCATGATGATACATCAGGTGTTGGGGTTAAGCTTGATTTTCAGCAGGGTGCTATCATCAGAGAAGAGGTTATTGCGTGCCCTATTGGTACAGATTTAGCAATCCGAGATCTTTTCTATAATATCCCCGTAAGAAAAAAATTTTTAAAAGCTGACAGCACCGAATGGAATCAACTTCAAGCAATTGTTCAGGCATTCTGTTTAAGTCATCATACCCTTCATTTTAAACTTTTTCATGACGATAAGCTTGTAATCAATGCACCTCCAGCTGCAACACTTAAAGAGAGAGTTATGCAAGTTTGGGATCATGATTTAGCGCAAAATCTTATCCAGCTTGAACAGCCTGAAAAACAATTGCCATGGTTAAGTTATTCAGGGCTTATTTCTAGACACCAGTTTTGGAAATATGGTCGTACTCATATTTTTTTCTTTGTAAATGGACGCTGGATTAAAAATCAAGAGCTCGGTAAGGCCCTTTTAAAAGGGTATTTGAATGTCTTACCTCCCGGAAAATTTCCAGCAGCATTCATCTTTTTGCAGGTTGACCCAGCTCACGTTGATATCAACGTACATCCTAAAAAAGAGGAAGTTCGGTTTATTAAACCTGCAACGGTTGACGCACAAATTTTTAATGCGGTTAAAGCAACGCTTGAGCAACAGCTTAATCGTATACTCCAGCCAGATACGACATTAATTTCTGAATTAAACTTTGAAACTCCAACTCCTCAGATGAGTTTTGAGCAGTCATCTGGAATCGGGGAGAAAGACGAATCACATTCTGTTAATAAAAACTTTTTAGTAAATAAATATTCATCTGGCACTCAGCTACCATCTCACATGTATCAAGCAAAATCGCCGGTTAATTGGGATACTTTGCTTAATTTAAGTGCTGTACAATTGCAGAATCCTATTCAACAATCCAAGCAATCGCGCGATATTATTATTCAAGAAGCTGTTGTTCAAGAAAACCAAGAAAAGCTTTTTTCTTCTTTAGCAAGAGAAAAAGAAAGCGAAGTTGTTACTTCATTTTCAATTATTGGGCAGCTTTTTACAACCTATATTCTTATTCAAAGTAATGACCAGCTTATTATCATCGATCAGCATGCAGCTCACGAACGCGTTTTATATGAAAAGTTCCTTAAAAACTTTCAGCATAAAGAGGGTACTGTTTTACTCTTTCCTGAAGTGATTCGAGTAAGTAGCGAACAGATGAAAATTTTGCAAACGGTATTTGATTTTTTCGAAGAACAGGGTATTCTCCTTGAACAATTTGGAGTGTTGGAGGTTGTTATTAAAACCAGTCCTCCTTTAATTGCCCAGCATGATTTGAAAGATCTAGTCTTTGAAGTTATAGAATTTATTCAAGAGCATGAAGCAATTGATCGTGAATTTTTTCGCAAGAAACTTAATGAGTTTACACATAGTCATATGGCCTGCAAAGCAGCCGTGAAAGCGGGCGATTTGTTAGAGCCTATTTTTATGCACCAACTTGTGAGTGACCTTATGATCGTTCAGAATCGCTTTATTTGTGTTCATGGTCGTCCAACTATGTGGACTCTTGGCAAACCTACTATTGAGAAAAATTTTCGTCGTCGTTAA
- a CDS encoding APC family permease — protein sequence MSSHGKISFSAAVLMGLNIMIGAGIFIGPKFMAQYAGTWGFLGWPLVAVLLFPIIWNVSQAALIFPGEGGFYTYCSQGINPTAGFLAIWGFFLGYIGAVSTQAMVIKDVLIKQIGIGFVEHNPVIFYIGFFVLLALLNLMSIEVISRIQSWATIFKIMPLFFGVALIVFYWSPSLTFPMSDLLRVGSTIPFAIFAYNGWECCTSIGHLIEGGTSRVPRVMMTAFFITAALYTLFHLSMTYIMGTENLIAFGAIEFPRFLGLNSGLTFVIQTLISYAILLIYMNASYGSCVANVSSFGSLVSRKLVFGSAWLSETNANGRPIRIIFLNSILVFCLVMFVGVEAALIAFTCLGISIAFFLTLLALFFHYWKSRNYLQLAIVKLGFASWLFLNYFNWTTLSPDPMMRFVYSAPLTLGLLAGYAMFKIRKSQMQG from the coding sequence ATGTCATCACATGGAAAGATTTCGTTCAGTGCAGCCGTCTTGATGGGCTTGAACATCATGATTGGTGCAGGTATTTTTATTGGTCCTAAATTTATGGCACAGTATGCCGGTACTTGGGGATTTTTGGGTTGGCCACTTGTTGCAGTTTTGCTGTTTCCAATTATTTGGAACGTATCACAGGCGGCGCTTATTTTTCCAGGAGAAGGTGGTTTTTATACCTACTGTTCTCAAGGTATCAATCCAACGGCAGGGTTTCTTGCTATCTGGGGATTTTTCTTGGGCTACATAGGTGCTGTTTCCACGCAGGCAATGGTCATTAAAGATGTGCTTATTAAACAAATAGGTATAGGCTTTGTTGAGCATAATCCCGTCATTTTTTACATTGGATTTTTTGTGTTGCTCGCACTCCTCAACCTCATGAGCATTGAAGTAATTAGTCGCATTCAAAGTTGGGCAACCATCTTTAAGATAATGCCTCTTTTCTTTGGTGTTGCGTTGATTGTTTTCTACTGGTCACCATCACTTACATTTCCAATGTCTGATCTCTTGCGTGTTGGCTCAACAATACCGTTTGCAATTTTTGCTTACAATGGCTGGGAATGTTGCACAAGTATTGGTCATTTAATTGAAGGTGGAACCTCTCGTGTTCCACGCGTCATGATGACCGCATTTTTTATTACCGCAGCATTGTATACGCTCTTTCATTTGAGCATGACGTACATCATGGGAACCGAAAATCTTATTGCCTTTGGTGCCATAGAATTTCCACGCTTTTTGGGTCTTAATAGCGGGCTGACCTTTGTTATTCAGACTTTAATTTCATATGCTATTTTGCTCATTTATATGAACGCATCGTATGGTTCATGTGTTGCAAACGTTTCAAGCTTTGGTTCGTTGGTTAGTCGTAAGCTTGTATTCGGTTCCGCATGGTTGAGCGAGACCAATGCAAATGGTCGTCCAATTCGGATTATCTTTTTAAACAGCATCCTGGTTTTCTGTTTAGTAATGTTTGTTGGTGTTGAAGCGGCGCTTATTGCGTTTACCTGCTTAGGTATTAGTATTGCATTTTTCTTAACACTCCTTGCGCTCTTTTTTCATTACTGGAAGAGCAGAAACTATCTGCAACTTGCTATTGTTAAACTTGGCTTTGCATCATGGCTTTTCTTGAACTATTTTAACTGGACAACCTTAAGCCCAGATCCTATGATGCGGTTTGTCTATTCTGCCCCATTAACTCTTGGTCTTCTTGCAGGGTACGCTATGTTTAAAATTAGAAAATCTCAGATGCAAGGATAA